In the Pseudodesulfovibrio sp. JC047 genome, one interval contains:
- a CDS encoding bile acid:sodium symporter family protein, with product MKCGFIAEYIERYFIVITVVLSGVALTYPPSFTWIKPHIPLGLGIIMFGMGLTLEFEDFRDIMRKWPLVGLGVILQYTLMPLLAVGIAFVLNIPPEAAIGLIIVGACPGGTASNVIVYLAKGNVPLSVTLTLASTCLAPLLTPIIVYLLVQKQIQLDFWGMVQSVFWIVVFPMLDGLVLRRLFRKRLEPILRFFPSLSILVIAGLIACIIGLNQKTLLAMPVLVCLAVIIHNGCGLVAGYGLARLARCSKRDARTIAIEVGMQNSGLGVALAVKYFGALSALPGALFSLWHNLSGVALARRWKQEADER from the coding sequence ATGAAGTGTGGGTTTATTGCGGAGTATATTGAACGGTATTTTATTGTCATTACTGTTGTGTTGTCCGGGGTCGCTTTGACCTATCCTCCATCGTTTACGTGGATCAAACCTCATATTCCCCTTGGATTGGGCATTATCATGTTTGGGATGGGGTTGACGCTTGAATTCGAGGATTTTCGAGATATAATGCGCAAGTGGCCTCTTGTTGGCCTTGGGGTGATCTTACAATATACGCTTATGCCCTTGCTTGCGGTGGGGATAGCTTTTGTCTTGAATATCCCCCCGGAAGCGGCCATTGGCCTGATTATCGTCGGAGCGTGTCCGGGGGGAACCGCGTCTAATGTGATTGTCTATTTGGCCAAGGGCAATGTACCGCTGTCTGTGACCTTGACGTTGGCATCAACCTGTCTGGCACCGCTTTTGACGCCGATCATCGTGTATCTGTTGGTGCAAAAACAGATTCAGCTCGATTTTTGGGGAATGGTCCAGTCGGTTTTCTGGATTGTTGTTTTTCCCATGCTTGACGGACTGGTTCTGCGCCGACTTTTTCGTAAAAGGCTGGAGCCAATTCTGCGTTTTTTCCCTTCCCTCTCCATTTTGGTCATCGCTGGACTCATTGCCTGTATTATTGGATTGAATCAGAAAACTTTGCTCGCCATGCCGGTTTTGGTCTGTCTGGCCGTCATTATTCATAATGGGTGCGGGCTTGTCGCAGGGTACGGGTTGGCTCGGTTGGCCCGGTGCTCCAAGCGGGATGCGCGGACCATTGCTATCGAAGTGGGGATGCAGAATTCCGGCCTTGGCGTGGCGTTGGCCGTGAAATATTTTGGTGCGCTCAGTGCGTTGCCCGGGGCGTTATTCAGTTTGTGGCACAATCTGTCGGGGGTCGCTTTGGCTCGGCGGTGGAAACAGGAGGCAGACGAACGATAA
- a CDS encoding response regulator: MKFLSRPRQRGNRSLVQHLTVSLVCVLAATALAISSVIFLVLYEKSQTQFEQRSNEALTHLSNSLESYLWHMEEESVVSLCEAFSKIDIVVFINVVDHRGNEVYSFGTIEEGETIVKEKSIQYENVEVGYIRLGLTPSVFEEKVFATTWISLLSLLFVAIVLGVFTKLVLDKNLRLPLGQLIKRIDSISAGEYDQHEEVDNLLEMSTILSKFNEMAGKVRFREDQLRLSEEKYRRLFETTTEGIIVIDKNRRLTMVNSVLATMLGCTEMELYGKPIRELLHPDDLDHHDLEMEKRVQGYSAQYERRFVHKDGHIVWTIVSSSPMLGMDGAFEGSFGMITNISDLRKAQAELKIAYDEMEQRVIHRTEELNKTNRLLTSEIHIRKQTEKAIIDAKEAAEEATKAKSEFLANMSHEIRTPMNAIIGMTHLTKMTDLSATQKDYLNKIDISAKSLLGIINDVLDMSKIEAGMLRVESVGFSINQVLEQLTTIISPRASEKKLEFLINVDTDVPNMVVGDSMRLAQILINLCNNAVKFTENGAVVLSILPLELDATQASLRFMVKDDGIGIQEDQIEELFQPFTQADASTTRKYGGTGLGLNLCNQLVSLMGGKIGVESEPGKGSLFWFEITVPIATSQEEQVLLPSELQGKRVLVVDDNATSQVILKGMLEHMGLQVSLADSGEEAIDLLRLSAEDGKYDLLVIDWRMPGMDGVETARAIAADAAIVSKPPMFMVSAYGNASLVKKTNEMGFKGLLFKPINQSFLFNLVVETLGKDMVTSGDTTVCEVVTDSLGGTRILLVEDNEINRQVAMEILSSANIQVFEATNGQDALDFLEKTEVDLVLMDVQMPVMDGYEATRRLRKQERFRELPIIAMTAHALVEDIEKSRSAGMNGHVAKPFDPEDLFQVLSQWIGQGRDTEALSSFGAEDAVACSTLPASLAGIDLQLGLRRARGNQELYKNLLLLLDEKYADAGEKIEKAWSVEEFEKAVALAHSVKGTSGMLGAMELFESAGELEQALTDHAENVPEKVRQFTEYLSTVIQSIAVIKRVECTKTVLKQAGDEADSETLLASLDALKGPLSEGAPVECRKQAKAVQALVWPGEFHDDIARILKLVAEYDFKKALGLVEDLEHRLI; encoded by the coding sequence GTGAAGTTTTTATCCCGGCCACGACAGCGAGGAAACAGATCGCTTGTACAACATTTGACGGTCAGTCTGGTGTGTGTGCTCGCCGCGACTGCTTTGGCCATTTCTTCCGTCATTTTTCTTGTCTTATATGAAAAATCGCAAACGCAGTTTGAACAACGATCAAACGAAGCGTTGACGCATTTGTCCAACAGCCTCGAGTCCTATCTGTGGCACATGGAAGAAGAATCTGTCGTTAGCCTGTGCGAGGCCTTTTCCAAAATTGATATTGTCGTTTTCATCAATGTTGTCGATCACCGTGGCAACGAGGTCTATTCCTTTGGGACGATCGAAGAGGGAGAGACGATCGTCAAGGAAAAGAGCATCCAATATGAGAATGTCGAAGTCGGATACATCCGGCTCGGTCTGACTCCGAGTGTTTTTGAGGAAAAGGTCTTTGCGACGACTTGGATCAGCCTCTTGTCTTTATTGTTCGTGGCCATTGTGCTCGGGGTGTTTACCAAATTGGTGCTCGACAAGAATTTGCGATTGCCGTTGGGCCAATTGATTAAGCGGATCGACAGTATTTCTGCGGGAGAATATGACCAGCACGAGGAAGTGGACAACCTGTTGGAGATGAGTACGATTCTTTCGAAGTTCAATGAAATGGCCGGAAAGGTCCGCTTTCGCGAAGACCAGTTGCGATTGAGCGAAGAAAAATATCGGCGATTGTTTGAAACCACGACCGAAGGGATCATTGTCATCGACAAGAACAGGCGGTTGACCATGGTCAACAGTGTGCTGGCAACCATGCTTGGATGTACTGAGATGGAATTGTACGGCAAGCCCATCAGGGAATTGTTGCATCCTGATGACCTGGACCATCATGATCTTGAAATGGAAAAACGGGTTCAGGGCTATTCGGCGCAGTATGAGCGGCGTTTTGTTCACAAGGACGGGCATATTGTCTGGACGATCGTTTCATCAAGTCCCATGCTCGGTATGGATGGGGCCTTTGAAGGATCGTTCGGGATGATTACCAATATTTCCGATTTGCGGAAGGCGCAGGCTGAATTGAAGATCGCCTATGATGAGATGGAACAGCGCGTCATTCATCGGACAGAGGAATTGAACAAGACAAACCGGTTGTTGACGTCGGAAATCCATATTCGCAAGCAGACCGAAAAAGCCATTATTGATGCCAAGGAAGCGGCAGAAGAGGCGACCAAAGCCAAGAGCGAATTCCTCGCCAATATGAGTCATGAGATTCGCACGCCCATGAATGCGATTATCGGCATGACACATCTGACGAAGATGACCGACTTGTCCGCCACGCAGAAGGATTATCTCAACAAGATCGATATTTCCGCCAAATCATTGCTTGGTATCATCAACGACGTGTTGGATATGTCCAAGATCGAAGCGGGGATGCTTCGAGTTGAATCTGTCGGGTTTTCCATCAATCAGGTCCTGGAGCAATTGACCACCATTATTTCACCACGTGCGAGTGAAAAGAAGCTCGAATTCCTTATTAATGTGGACACGGATGTGCCAAATATGGTTGTGGGTGACTCCATGCGGTTGGCGCAGATCCTGATTAATCTTTGCAACAATGCGGTCAAATTCACTGAGAACGGTGCGGTTGTCCTTTCCATTCTCCCCCTTGAACTGGATGCAACGCAGGCCTCGTTACGGTTCATGGTCAAAGATGATGGAATAGGAATTCAGGAAGATCAGATCGAAGAACTTTTTCAGCCATTTACCCAGGCGGATGCCTCCACCACCCGGAAATATGGCGGGACTGGATTGGGACTCAACCTGTGCAATCAGTTGGTCAGTCTGATGGGTGGGAAGATCGGTGTGGAAAGTGAACCGGGCAAGGGAAGTCTTTTCTGGTTTGAAATAACAGTCCCCATTGCCACCTCGCAAGAGGAGCAGGTTTTGCTCCCGAGTGAGTTGCAGGGAAAACGGGTTCTGGTGGTGGACGACAACGCGACGTCTCAGGTTATTTTGAAAGGCATGTTGGAGCATATGGGACTTCAGGTCTCCCTCGCTGATTCGGGTGAGGAAGCCATTGATCTGCTTCGACTGTCCGCTGAAGACGGAAAGTATGATCTTTTGGTGATTGATTGGCGAATGCCGGGGATGGACGGGGTAGAAACTGCGCGGGCCATTGCAGCCGATGCGGCCATCGTGTCCAAACCACCCATGTTCATGGTTTCGGCTTACGGGAATGCCTCCTTGGTGAAAAAAACCAATGAAATGGGGTTCAAGGGATTGTTGTTCAAGCCTATCAACCAATCGTTCCTGTTCAATCTTGTGGTGGAAACATTGGGCAAGGATATGGTCACAAGCGGCGATACCACGGTGTGCGAAGTCGTGACAGATTCTTTGGGTGGAACCCGAATTTTGCTGGTGGAAGATAATGAGATCAATCGTCAGGTGGCCATGGAGATATTGTCCTCCGCGAATATTCAGGTCTTTGAAGCCACTAATGGGCAAGATGCACTGGACTTTCTTGAAAAGACCGAGGTTGATCTGGTTTTGATGGATGTTCAGATGCCTGTCATGGATGGGTATGAAGCGACCCGCCGTCTTCGGAAGCAGGAGCGGTTCCGGGAGTTGCCCATTATTGCCATGACGGCGCACGCTTTGGTCGAAGATATTGAAAAGAGTCGGTCTGCCGGTATGAATGGGCATGTTGCCAAGCCGTTTGATCCAGAAGATTTGTTTCAGGTCCTGTCACAGTGGATCGGACAAGGAAGGGATACGGAAGCACTGTCTTCGTTTGGCGCGGAGGATGCCGTTGCCTGTTCAACGCTGCCCGCATCCCTGGCCGGTATTGATCTTCAGCTTGGATTGAGACGCGCTCGTGGCAATCAGGAATTGTATAAGAATCTTCTGTTGTTGCTTGATGAAAAGTACGCAGATGCCGGGGAAAAAATTGAAAAGGCGTGGTCGGTGGAAGAGTTCGAGAAGGCGGTCGCTCTTGCCCATTCGGTCAAGGGCACATCCGGGATGCTCGGGGCCATGGAATTATTTGAATCTGCCGGGGAGTTGGAACAGGCACTGACCGATCACGCGGAGAATGTGCCAGAAAAGGTGCGTCAATTTACCGAATATTTATCCACGGTCATACAGAGTATTGCCGTTATCAAGCGAGTGGAGTGCACCAAGACCGTCTTGAAACAGGCTGGTGACGAAGCCGACTCTGAAACCTTGCTGGCATCGCTTGATGCGTTGAAAGGGCCTTTGTCCGAAGGAGCACCAGTGGAATGCCGTAAACAGGCAAAGGCGGTGCAGGCGCTTGTCTGGCCCGGTGAATTTCACGATGATATCGCTCGAATCTTGAAACTCGTGGCAGAGTATGACTTCAAGAAAGCCCTTGGTCTTGTGGAGGACCTGGAACACCGTCTTATATAA